A stretch of DNA from Poecile atricapillus isolate bPoeAtr1 chromosome 28, bPoeAtr1.hap1, whole genome shotgun sequence:
CGGCCCCCGGGCAGCGATTCCCTCCCGACCGGCCGCGGGTTCACGAACAGAAGCGCAGCAACTCAGAGACCCACCCCGACAGCAGCAGAGATAAGGCCGTTCCCTCCGGAGCCAGCGGCGGGGGGCCGCTCTCAGCGGACCACATCTCCCAGGAGGCTCTGCGGCTGAAGGCCCCATGTGCGCCTTGGCGCCGCCTGTGTGTGCGCGCGGGGCAGGCGGCAGCGCGGGCAGCCCGCGGGGGCCTCAGGGGGAAGATGGACGATGAGGAGGAGACGTACCGGCTGTGGAAGATCCGCAAGACCATCATGCAGGTCCGGGGGAACGGGGGGATCGGGAGGGCCCAGCCTGCTGTGCCGGGAGGTCTGGAAGCGCTGCGGGGTGGAGGTGGGGGACGTGGAGGCCGCTCCGCCGGTGCGGGCGCGTTCCTGAGCCCggtgctgctcccacagctctgccacgATCGCGGGTACCTGGTGACCCAGGACGAGCTGGACCAGACGCTGGAGGAGTTCAAGGCGCAGTTTGGGGACAAGCCCAGCGAGGGCCGCCCCCGTCGCACCGACCTGACCGTGCTGGTGGCTCACAACGACGATCCCACGGACCAGATGTTCGTGTTCTTCCCCGGTGAGCAGGGGAAGCCCGGCGGGGTTCACAGCGGGAACGGGAGGCTCTCGGTGACCCCCGCTCCGCCTGTGCCCAGTGTGACCCCAGGACTCGGAGCTCAGGGGGTTCAGGTGCCCCCGGTGTGGCTGAGCCCTCGGGGAGGGGGGTTCAGAGCGCGGGGGCTCGCGGTGACCCCGGGTTTTTCCTCAGAGGAGCCCAAGGTGGGGATCAAGACGATCAAGATGTACTGCCAGCGCATGCAGGAGGAGAACATCACAAGGGCACTGATCGTGGTGCAGCAGGGAATGACCCCCTCGGCCAAGCAggtctgtggggacagggctgtgtcCCACCTCGGGGCTCCTGGGGGGACCACGAAGGTTTTGCCCTGTCTATTTCTTAGTGTTGTTGTGGATAAATAAAAGCCCCGAATTTACCTCTGGATAAAAGCTTTTGCTGGAGCCTGTTGTACCTTAGCACAGGCTCTTTTTTAGCACCCAAATGTGTTTAACCAGAGCAGCTGGTTCTGGTGGCAGTGGCACAGCTGAGGGCCCACGAGCAGTCAGGAGGtgggggagggaaaaagagaTGTTTCCCTGTTCCAGGAGATCCATGTGCTCATTCCCAGCTtgcctgtgtctgtgtgagccCAGGTGCTtacccaggagcagctctgagcactgCCAGGACTGCCCCAGCCACCTCTGATGGGCCTTTTCCTTCCAGTCCCTGGTTGACATGGCTCCCAAATACATCCTGGAGcagttcctgcagcaggagcttcTCATCAACATCACGGAGCATGAGGTGAGCAGGGGTAGGATGGTCCCTCCCTTGAGCTGGctgcattcctgctgctcccaggcatCTTTGGGCTCAGGGACACAGTTgtccttttcccctcccaaacACGTTGTCTCCAGTTGCTGCCTCATCTCAGCCTCTCTCATGTTTGCAGCTGGTGCCAGAGCACGTGGTCATGACAAAGGAGGAAGTAACGGAGCTGCTGGCCCGATAGTATCCTTTCAGTGTCCCTTTCAGTGTCCCTTTCAGTGTCCCTTTCGTTCCCTCCCCCCTGCTCGGGTGCGATGAAATTTGGGCTGAAAATCCCCCCTCCTGCCTTGGttcatttctctgtttcacGAGCTCCTGACAGCCCATGGTGTGTCTAGAGCTTCTCCTTGActcccagcacagcaaactgAGGGAGAACCAGCTCCCCAGGATCCAGGCTGGGGACCCTGTGGCCCGGTACTTTGGGATAAAGCGTGGCCAGGTGAGTGGAGCaggctgaggcagcagctccctgtggcGGGGCAGGCAGGGAATGACCCTCAGGGGCATTTTGGAGCTCTTGGAGCAGGAAAagtctcttcctcctcttcctgagTTCTGTGTCTGCCTTGCAGGTAGTGAAGATCATCAGGCCCAGTGAGACGGCGGGCAGGTACATCACCTACAGACTGGTGCAGTGACACAGTGGGTAAGGATGAGGGGACCCCCTGcttgggggggctctgggcagtgccagggaatGTTCCAAGGTCAGTGTgaagcagctgcttccagggaAATGTCTCAGAGTTCTGAATGGCTTGTGGAGGGAGCTGTTGGGGAGAGCAGGGTGAGGCTCCCCTGCCACCTGTGCCTCTGCTCAGGCTGTGCccattgggatttggggtgtcagagggagctggagcaggatcaGGTCAGGGGCAGGAGGTGATTCccattcctccttctcttccaggTGTGAGGATCTGCATGGCTTCCACCAGCAGTTCACAGGAGCTGGGAGATTCCTGCACTTGGAGGTGGCCAAGGAAATTCTCTTCCCACGttgcctctctgcagctccatcACTGGGCCTCATTCCCTGTCTTCCAGCTTGGACTTCGTGGTGACCCCTCAGTCCCATCCAGCACTCAGCCATGGAAACCTGAAGTGATGGGAGGAAATGAGTAGGAAAGGCTTTTGCTTGCCTGTTTTTATGAGCTCTTGTTTGAAATAAAGATTTGTACCCTCAGTGCTGTGGTGTTGTTCAGCCTCTCCCTGTGGCAAAGCCTCGAGACTCTGCAAGTTCctgtatttttcattatgtttgGAATCTCTTCCTGCTGGGACTCTGCATGGTGGCTGAGCTCTGCAGACCCTTTGCCAGCTGCCCTGGGCAATTTGGAAGCTGCAGCTCAGATTTACCTTGTTCCTTCCCTGatctcctgccctgtcccctggtTTGGGACCCTGGTGTTCGGACACTGCGATGGAGAGTTGCTCATCACCCCCAGCTGCACTCATTTGAATCCATCCCAGGACTCTGGGGGGCTTTAAACTTTACTTCTTATGCCAGAAACACTTGGATTTgttctcctgcagctgggggaGCCTGGAAGATCCTGATTCCCAGGACAAACACAAGTCAGAACACACtggttttattggttttttgtGAAGCTCGTCAACGTGAACACAGCAAGGCAGCGTcgtgcagcagcacaggcctgTCAGGACAAACACAGAATCGACACAACCAGGAGGGAGCTGCCACCGTGGGAAGCTCAAGCACAGCTTTAGCCCCTTCTCTCACTCACACtcaccttcatcatcctcacccACCCTCACACGCACGCAGTACCGCCGTGGCAGCAGCATTCCCacatcctcctgctgccctggaaAAATCCAACTATCCTGTGGAAGAGCTGGAGGGCACAACAAATCCTGGGGgtctccagctcttccctggctcAGTTCCAAACCTGTGAGTTAACCTGGGTTTATGTACCTTTGTTGAGATGGGTTCTCCATTGCCTTCAGAGGGTTCAAACCTCCCACCCATTGCCTGGTTCTGCAGTACCAAGGTGTCTGAGACCCCCCCACCATCAGCTGGTCTTGTCTCCCACAAGCAGGAGAACAAAGGAAAAGGCTCTCAGCTCATTCCAAGCTAAAACTCGTTTCTCTGTGCCTCAGTGCAGGAAAGTCTCAtagcttttaaaaaaccaaaaccacttaGGCTTTAGTCCGTTTGCCAGCAGAGGTAGTGGAGTCATGTTGAAGGGTTGATTCATGTCTTTACAGAAAAAGAAGCTCAAGATTAtactggctggggctggggctggatcCAGGCCGTGGtggccctgaggaggaggaggaagaagaggcaCTTCCCCGTGGGGACCTGCCCCTTGCCCAGCTCCAAGAGCAGAGGGAGTTAGTCCTGGACTTGCAGCGCAGCTTTTTGGAGATGAAATGACTGTACAACCAAACCCTGagagctcagcagggctcaggacCCTGCAGCCAGGCAAATCTGCCCCGAGCCTGTCCACAGCCTGTGGCTGCTCCTTGCATGGCTCCTGCCAGGGAGGGAAATGCCCACCAATCCAAATATCTCAATCCAAGCAGCAATGCAGATGCCATCAGCTGGGCCAGGACCACACAGTGctgaggttttggggcaggaaaTCCATCCTGAATTCTAGTTCAGTCAGGTGTCAGTGAGGGACATCCCCTGAGATCCTGGCAGATGGCACAGCCCCAAAGCCAAGCCTGGCTCGGGGTGAGATGGTGCAGGGGCTTCAGCCCAACCCCAGCGCTGCTCcagccgtgtccctgtcccagtgaGCTGCCTCCAGTTCCGTCTGTCCCTGTGGTGCCATTCTCCTGCCCATCCTGAGTGactgctgtccccatgtcaccCCTGGCAGCCTCAGCCATCAGGGGTGACCATGTCCTTTGACTCATCCAACCTCGATCTTGCAGCACAGGTATGGGATTCAGAGATTCAGGagcacagcaaaaataaaacacctgacacaggcacagccctgggttCCTTCCCAGTCCTGAACAAGTGGAGGCTCTGCCCAGACTCAGCTCCCAGGCAAGGTCCTTCATGGCCCTGGCTGAGCCAGGGGTCCCAGCAGGCTGTGACCCCATCCCCTGTCCGGGCACCAAGGGACTCAGAGGTTTTGTGTGAAAGCTCCATCCAGGAATCCGCCAGGACTCGCTTGCAGCTGACACACCAAACCCCTCCAGGCTTCCATGTGTCCCTCCCACCCCTCCACGTTCCAGTTTGCAGCATCTGG
This window harbors:
- the POLR2E gene encoding DNA-directed RNA polymerases I, II, and III subunit RPABC1, yielding MDDEEETYRLWKIRKTIMQLCHDRGYLVTQDELDQTLEEFKAQFGDKPSEGRPRRTDLTVLVAHNDDPTDQMFVFFPEEPKVGIKTIKMYCQRMQEENITRALIVVQQGMTPSAKQSLVDMAPKYILEQFLQQELLINITEHELVPEHVVMTKEEVTELLARYKLRENQLPRIQAGDPVARYFGIKRGQVVKIIRPSETAGRYITYRLVQ